One Oryza glaberrima chromosome 10, OglaRS2, whole genome shotgun sequence DNA segment encodes these proteins:
- the LOC127752689 gene encoding NDR1/HIN1-like protein 6, with protein sequence MADHQRMRIHPVDLEAGGRHRPTAPLVPGGSFRSDKGDPAAQPQQPPSHGHLPPPPPRRVAPPVPPLPPPKRRRGCCCRLICCVLVTVVLLAVLAAAAVGALYLVFDPKAPRYSVDRLSVSAFQVDPTLTATARFDVTVTATNPNARIGIYYEAGSSLSVWYDAHRLARGALPAFYQGHRNTTVLAVVMAGQAQLGGAVMSALQDAQRTGAVPLVFRADVPVRVELGSLRLWKVTSRVRCDLVVDSLGVNNPVNIKASNCKFSLKL encoded by the coding sequence TGAGGATTCACCCCGTCGACCTGGAGGCCGGTGGCCGGCACCGGCCCACGGCGCCGCTGGTGCCCGGCGGCTCGTTCCGCTCCGACAAGGGCGACCCGGcggcgcagccgcagcagccgccgtcgcacggtcacctgccgccgccgccgccgcgccgcgtggcgccgcccgtgccgccgctgccgccgccgaagcggcggcggggctgctGCTGCAGGTTGATCTGCTGCGTGCTGGTGACCGTCGTGCtgctcgccgtgctcgccgccgcggccgtgggGGCGCTCTACCTGGTGTTCGACCCCAAGGCGCCGCGCTACTCGGTGGACCGGCTGTCCGTCTCGGCGTTCCAGGTGGACCCGACGCTGACCGCGACGGCGAGGTTCGACgtgacggtgacggcgacgaacCCGAACGCGCGCATCGGCATCTACTACGAGGCCGGGTCCAGCCTCAGCGTGTGGTACGACGCGCACCGCCtggcgcgcggcgcgctccCGGCGTTCTACCAGGGCCACCGCAACACGACGGTGCTGGCCGTCGTCATGGCCGGGCAGGCGCAGCTCGGCGGCGCGGTGATGTCGGCGCTGCAGGACGCGCAGCGCACGGGCGCCGTGCCGCTCGTGTTCCGCGCCGACGTCCCCGTGCGCGTCGAGCTCGGCAGCCTCAGGCTGTGGAAGGTCACGTCGCGGGTGCGCTGCGACCTCGTCGTCGACAGCCTCGGCGTCAACAACCCCGTCAACATCAAGGCCAGCAACTGCAAGTTCAGCTTGAAGCTGTGA